The following are encoded in a window of Mycobacterium vicinigordonae genomic DNA:
- a CDS encoding DUF4193 domain-containing protein has protein sequence MPTVSDYDARRVTEADAADKNPLRELGTMPKLATAVVDDDPNESPFFELPGADLSGEELSVVVIPQRSDEFTCSCCFLVQHRNRLRVSGGGRQICADCA, from the coding sequence ATGCCTACCGTCAGTGACTACGACGCCCGCCGCGTGACCGAGGCCGACGCCGCAGACAAGAACCCGCTCCGCGAGCTGGGCACCATGCCCAAGCTGGCCACCGCGGTCGTCGACGACGACCCCAACGAATCGCCCTTCTTCGAGCTGCCCGGCGCGGACCTGTCCGGCGAGGAATTGTCCGTCGTGGTGATCCCGCAGCGCTCCGATGAGTTCACCTGCTCATGCTGCTTCCTGGTGCAGCACCGCAACCGGTTGCGTGTCTCCGGCGGCGGGCGCCAGATCTGCGCCGACTGCGCCTGA
- a CDS encoding cysteine hydrolase family protein, whose product MSDTALLVIDMFNDYRHPDADQLADSAADVVEPLLGLVEDAKKSVAVDLVYVNDNLGDFTADREAIIGNALRGEHPELVEPLVPTPDCPLITKVRHSVFYSTALDYLLHRLKTKRIVLAGQVTEQCILYSALDGYLRHYEVVVPPDAVAHIDEELGSAALKMMERNMSAELLPAARCFSQ is encoded by the coding sequence GTGAGCGACACCGCCCTGCTGGTAATCGACATGTTCAACGATTACCGCCACCCGGACGCCGACCAGCTGGCCGACAGCGCTGCCGACGTTGTCGAACCGCTGCTTGGCTTGGTTGAAGACGCCAAGAAGAGCGTTGCCGTCGACTTGGTGTATGTCAACGACAATCTCGGCGACTTCACTGCCGACCGCGAGGCCATCATCGGCAACGCCCTGCGCGGAGAGCATCCCGAACTGGTCGAACCGCTGGTGCCGACGCCCGACTGCCCGCTCATCACCAAGGTCCGGCACAGCGTGTTCTACTCCACCGCACTGGACTACCTACTGCACCGGCTCAAAACCAAGCGCATCGTGCTGGCCGGGCAGGTCACTGAGCAGTGCATCCTCTACAGCGCACTCGACGGCTACCTACGGCATTACGAAGTGGTGGTTCCACCCGACGCCGTCGCGCACATCGACGAGGAACTGGGGTCGGCGGCGCTGAAAATGATGGAACGCAACATGAGCGCCGAGTTGCTGCCCGCTGCCCGCTGTTTTTCGCAATAA
- a CDS encoding endonuclease/exonuclease/phosphatase family protein — MRVATFNILHGRTVGDGVDPQRLRDCVRRLDPDVLALQEVDLDQPRSGRADLTAAAAQAMGAVEHRFVAAISGTPGATWMAATGREQPGTAAYGIALLSRFPAASWQVVRLPRIPMRFPMYLPGPNKVMMVDEEPRAAVIARLHTPLGPMTVANTHLSFVPGWNLRQVRRLARDLRGLPGPRLLIGDLNLSPAAAHRWSGMRPLASAPTFPAPQPERQLDHILTDDPDLHGGGAAAELMPISDHRPLVAEVWR, encoded by the coding sequence ATGCGGGTTGCCACCTTCAATATCTTGCACGGACGCACGGTCGGTGACGGTGTCGACCCGCAGCGACTGCGCGACTGCGTGCGGCGACTGGATCCCGACGTACTGGCACTGCAGGAGGTCGACCTCGACCAACCGCGCTCCGGGCGGGCGGATCTGACCGCCGCCGCCGCCCAAGCCATGGGTGCTGTCGAGCACCGGTTCGTGGCGGCCATCTCCGGCACACCGGGTGCCACCTGGATGGCGGCGACCGGACGGGAACAGCCCGGGACCGCCGCGTATGGGATCGCGCTACTATCCCGGTTTCCCGCGGCCAGCTGGCAGGTGGTGCGGTTGCCCCGGATTCCGATGCGGTTTCCCATGTATCTGCCCGGCCCCAACAAGGTGATGATGGTCGACGAAGAGCCGCGGGCGGCGGTGATCGCCCGGCTGCACACTCCGCTGGGACCCATGACCGTGGCCAACACCCACCTGTCCTTTGTGCCGGGCTGGAATCTGCGCCAGGTGCGACGGCTGGCCCGCGACCTGCGGGGCCTGCCCGGCCCGCGATTGCTGATTGGCGATCTCAACCTCAGTCCCGCCGCGGCGCACCGCTGGTCGGGTATGCGGCCGTTGGCGTCGGCGCCGACATTCCCAGCCCCCCAGCCGGAGCGGCAGCTCGACCACATCCTGACCGACGACCCCGATCTGCACGGCGGTGGCGCCGCCGCAGAGCTGATGCCGATCTCCGACCACCGGCCACTGGTCGCCGAGGTATGGCGGTAG
- a CDS encoding SAM-dependent methyltransferase produces MTSRLPDAYFDRMYADADDPWQLSARWYEQRKYAITLALLPRERYRHAFEPGCSIGALTTLLSTRCERITAVDVAEAALRGADTGLRERGSRDRVTLSRGSLDEQWPAGPFDLLVLSEVAYYLHADALAATLRRECPRLAPDASVIAAHWRHPVADYPLTGDAAHAVIAATPGLASLGCYRDRDVIIEVFDNGDSRSVAAREEVPGAQA; encoded by the coding sequence ATGACCTCGCGACTGCCCGACGCGTACTTCGACAGGATGTACGCCGACGCCGATGATCCATGGCAACTGTCTGCGCGCTGGTACGAGCAACGCAAGTACGCGATCACGTTGGCCCTGCTACCGCGCGAGCGGTATCGGCATGCCTTTGAGCCGGGCTGTTCGATTGGTGCGCTGACCACACTGTTGTCGACCCGCTGCGAGCGGATCACCGCCGTCGACGTGGCCGAGGCGGCGTTGCGCGGCGCCGATACCGGACTGCGCGAGCGCGGTAGCCGAGACCGGGTGACGCTGTCACGTGGGTCGCTGGATGAGCAGTGGCCGGCCGGCCCTTTCGACCTGCTGGTGCTCAGCGAGGTCGCCTACTACCTGCACGCCGACGCCCTGGCAGCCACGCTGCGCCGGGAGTGCCCGCGGCTGGCGCCGGACGCCAGTGTGATTGCTGCGCACTGGCGCCACCCCGTTGCCGACTATCCACTGACCGGTGACGCCGCGCACGCCGTCATCGCGGCGACACCGGGCCTCGCGTCACTCGGGTGTTACCGCGACCGTGACGTGATCATCGAGGTGTTTGACAACGGCGACAGTCGTTCGGTGGCGGCGCGGGAAGAAGTGCCGGGGGCGCAGGCCTAG
- a CDS encoding PIG-L deacetylase family protein: MAEGGTAVQDWLTADRPPPLDLDECAALVVVSPHPDDETLGIGATAAQLAAAGVPVQLVAVSDGGGVHPEASAAERLALEAQRRAELRSAAELLEVSAPLLLGLPDGQLTDQEDRLAALLTRYLDGRPPGTWCAATWRGDGHPDHEAVGRAAAIACTRTGIELVEYPVWMWHWAVPEDPDVPWDRARTIPLRDWAVQRKSQAAQCFHSQLEPAGPDAVLPPFVLERLMAVGEVVFR; the protein is encoded by the coding sequence GTGGCCGAAGGCGGTACCGCCGTGCAGGATTGGCTGACAGCCGACCGGCCACCCCCACTCGATCTGGACGAGTGCGCCGCTCTGGTCGTCGTCTCCCCCCATCCTGATGACGAGACGCTGGGCATCGGGGCGACGGCAGCGCAGCTCGCGGCGGCGGGCGTGCCGGTGCAGCTGGTGGCGGTCAGCGACGGCGGCGGCGTGCACCCGGAGGCGTCGGCGGCCGAGCGGCTTGCTTTGGAAGCTCAGCGACGTGCGGAATTGCGCAGCGCTGCAGAGCTTTTGGAAGTCAGCGCACCGCTGCTGCTCGGACTGCCGGACGGGCAATTGACAGACCAAGAGGATCGCTTAGCGGCGCTGCTGACGCGCTACCTGGACGGCCGGCCGCCCGGAACCTGGTGTGCGGCGACCTGGCGGGGGGACGGCCACCCCGACCACGAGGCCGTCGGGCGGGCCGCGGCCATAGCCTGCACCCGCACCGGCATCGAACTGGTCGAATACCCAGTGTGGATGTGGCACTGGGCAGTCCCCGAAGATCCCGACGTGCCGTGGGATCGGGCCCGAACGATACCGCTCCGTGATTGGGCGGTACAGCGCAAAAGCCAAGCCGCACAATGCTTTCACAGCCAGCTCGAACCCGCTGGTCCCGATGCGGTGCTACCGCCCTTCGTGCTGGAACGGTTGATGGCAGTGGGAGAGGTGGTTTTTCGATGA
- a CDS encoding acyl-CoA dehydrogenase family protein, with amino-acid sequence MTAGLVRHWLETGRLELPLPALGYTAERWQGLGRLAEEDIAAARIAEAHVDAVAILHELGGKPPDPDQLWGVWAAESSEAVLTATHVAGDGFVLNGTKVWCSGAGFCTNALVTARIEGGDRGLFAVTLTDAGVRPLPSTWWNPGMAGSDTRSVQFNNVHAVLVGAPGGYLSRAGFWHGAIGVAACWLGGARRVAEPLYRSAGSESADAYTLAHLGAVDAALTAGDAVLAAAAAQVDADPFDRSDTAQLLARRVRAVVEHAVDEAISRTGRALGPGPLCQDGRHAQRVADLSIYIRQSHAERDLAELGRLAGRRGH; translated from the coding sequence ATGACGGCGGGGCTGGTCCGGCACTGGCTGGAAACAGGGCGGCTGGAATTGCCGTTGCCGGCGTTGGGATACACCGCCGAACGCTGGCAAGGTTTGGGCAGGCTGGCTGAAGAAGACATCGCCGCCGCCCGTATCGCCGAAGCGCACGTCGACGCCGTCGCGATCTTGCACGAATTGGGCGGTAAGCCACCTGACCCCGACCAACTGTGGGGCGTCTGGGCGGCCGAATCGTCGGAGGCCGTCCTGACCGCAACCCACGTCGCCGGCGACGGCTTCGTGCTCAACGGCACCAAGGTGTGGTGCTCAGGCGCCGGGTTCTGCACGAACGCACTGGTCACCGCACGGATCGAGGGCGGTGATCGGGGGCTGTTCGCAGTTACCCTGACCGATGCCGGAGTGAGACCGCTGCCCAGTACCTGGTGGAATCCCGGAATGGCCGGCAGCGACACCCGGTCGGTGCAGTTCAACAATGTGCACGCGGTCCTGGTCGGCGCGCCCGGCGGCTACTTGAGCCGCGCCGGATTTTGGCACGGTGCGATCGGTGTGGCCGCCTGCTGGCTCGGCGGGGCGCGGCGCGTCGCCGAGCCGCTGTACCGCAGCGCCGGAAGCGAATCCGCCGACGCGTACACGCTGGCGCATTTGGGGGCGGTAGACGCCGCGCTAACCGCCGGCGACGCGGTGCTGGCCGCGGCGGCCGCCCAGGTCGACGCCGACCCTTTCGATAGGTCCGACACCGCGCAGTTGTTAGCCCGCCGGGTGCGCGCGGTAGTGGAACATGCCGTCGACGAGGCGATCTCGCGCACCGGACGGGCGCTAGGACCCGGGCCGCTGTGCCAGGACGGTAGGCACGCCCAGCGGGTCGCCGACCTGAGCATCTACATACGCCAGAGCCACGCCGAGCGTGACCTGGCCGAGCTGGGGCGGCTGGCTGGACGGCGCGGACATTGA
- a CDS encoding glycosyltransferase — protein MSTGTSRSYDQVAVVIPAHNEQGHLPLCLRAIVTAALCAPAPVKVIVVLDASNDGSTELAGRYGPDVHFLRVESRNVGAARAAGFDYARSLFGQDTRDWYATTDADSTVDADWLLRQLACDADMFLGLVRVTDWHLHPSEVVERYLKAYDARVQDNHDHIHGANMGFSSGAYWRAGGFRALASGEDVDLVARFEDAGYRIHRDTARSVVTSSRTKARAPRGFGDHLSELSGIATDDDVATGDVA, from the coding sequence ATGTCAACCGGAACGTCGCGCTCTTACGATCAGGTTGCCGTGGTGATACCTGCCCACAACGAACAAGGGCACCTGCCCCTCTGTCTGCGCGCGATTGTGACCGCCGCACTGTGCGCGCCCGCCCCCGTCAAAGTCATTGTCGTGCTTGATGCGAGCAACGATGGCAGCACGGAACTCGCGGGCCGATACGGGCCGGATGTGCACTTCCTGCGTGTGGAATCGCGCAACGTCGGCGCGGCCCGAGCCGCCGGATTCGATTACGCGCGTTCGCTGTTCGGGCAGGACACGCGGGATTGGTATGCCACCACCGACGCGGACAGCACGGTCGACGCCGACTGGTTGCTGCGGCAATTGGCTTGCGACGCGGATATGTTCCTCGGACTGGTGCGGGTCACCGACTGGCACCTGCACCCCTCCGAAGTCGTCGAGCGCTATCTAAAAGCGTACGACGCGCGAGTCCAGGACAACCACGACCACATCCACGGGGCGAACATGGGCTTCAGCTCGGGTGCCTACTGGCGGGCGGGTGGCTTCCGGGCACTGGCTTCCGGCGAGGACGTCGACCTGGTTGCACGGTTCGAGGACGCCGGCTATCGGATTCATCGGGATACCGCCCGATCGGTCGTGACCTCCTCGCGTACCAAAGCCCGCGCGCCCCGCGGGTTCGGCGATCACCTGAGCGAACTCTCGGGCATCGCCACAGACGACGACGTGGCCACGGGAGATGTCGCATGA
- a CDS encoding nucleotidyltransferase produces the protein MNSTPPPAAGEEGIPSRTELREALRCAASALKEHGPPFALAGSYALWAYGAPEPTHDVDIVIAESDVSAAATTLEMAGFRIERPPEDWLFKACMGRAVVDVLHRINGAIVPPQALDSAEDRTVLAISMPVLPPTEVFIQKLRALTEHSCDFAKLMPAARATREKLDWERIETETKDNDFAVAFLVLIDRLGLRR, from the coding sequence ATGAATTCGACGCCACCGCCGGCCGCCGGTGAAGAGGGCATTCCGAGCCGCACCGAGTTGCGCGAAGCCCTGCGATGCGCGGCGTCGGCACTCAAAGAACACGGACCGCCCTTCGCCCTGGCCGGCAGCTACGCGTTGTGGGCCTACGGCGCTCCTGAACCGACGCACGACGTCGACATCGTGATAGCTGAGTCCGACGTGTCCGCCGCGGCGACCACACTGGAAATGGCCGGATTCCGAATCGAACGTCCACCAGAGGACTGGCTGTTCAAGGCATGTATGGGCAGGGCCGTGGTCGACGTGCTGCACCGGATAAATGGGGCAATCGTCCCGCCACAAGCCCTGGACAGCGCGGAAGACCGTACGGTGCTGGCGATTTCGATGCCCGTGCTGCCTCCGACGGAGGTCTTCATTCAGAAGCTTCGCGCGCTCACCGAACACTCTTGCGATTTCGCGAAGTTGATGCCGGCGGCACGGGCGACCCGTGAAAAGCTGGATTGGGAACGCATCGAAACCGAAACCAAGGACAACGATTTTGCGGTTGCGTTCCTGGTGCTGATCGACCGGCTTGGCCTCCGCCGCTGA
- a CDS encoding DUF7218 family protein → MPNSSIKNEKLYEDLRKKGDSKEKAARISNAAAGQGKSKVGRKGGKAGSYDAWTVPELKKRAKELGISGYSSLTKDKLVAKLRNH, encoded by the coding sequence ATGCCGAATTCGTCGATCAAGAACGAAAAGCTCTACGAAGACCTGCGTAAGAAGGGTGACTCGAAGGAAAAGGCAGCCAGAATCTCCAATGCGGCGGCCGGGCAGGGAAAGTCCAAGGTCGGCCGCAAAGGGGGCAAAGCCGGTTCCTACGACGCCTGGACGGTGCCGGAATTGAAGAAGCGGGCGAAAGAGCTCGGCATTTCGGGCTATTCAAGCCTGACGAAGGACAAGCTGGTCGCCAAACTGCGCAACCACTAG
- a CDS encoding CsbD family protein, giving the protein MSDKNSGPKEGVKGVAEGIKGKAKEAVGAVTGSDDLKNEGQAQQDKADAQRDAAKKEAEAESARGGAKAAEERQKSNQ; this is encoded by the coding sequence ATGAGCGACAAGAATAGTGGTCCCAAGGAAGGCGTCAAGGGGGTCGCTGAAGGGATCAAGGGCAAAGCCAAGGAGGCCGTCGGCGCCGTCACCGGCAGCGACGACCTGAAGAACGAAGGTCAAGCTCAACAGGATAAGGCGGACGCCCAGCGCGACGCCGCCAAGAAGGAAGCCGAAGCCGAGTCCGCGCGGGGAGGCGCCAAAGCCGCCGAGGAACGGCAGAAGTCCAACCAGTAG
- a CDS encoding chemotaxis protein CheB translates to MTMQATNGPGDLDGVVAIGASAGGVEALSRLAAGLSSDLPYAYLVTLHMPASAPSLLARIIDRCGPLPAATAKHGLRLKPAQIYVAVPDFHLLVADHRTMLSQGPTENGHRPAINALFRSVAVAYGPRAIGVLLSGVLDDGVLGLQAIRSRGGFTIGQTPGDALFPAMPSNAFNAGVLRRQAAAADIGAVLKELAQRKIEERQMERDTQLELENQIAMRPRFTSDFDTQELGPASGFTCPDCNGSLAILGEDNFRCRVGHAWTPDSLLAARDGEVESALWVALRGLQEKARLARRLAEKAKDELLLKRYSALAEEAEGAFTVLSERLASASLPPEEDADD, encoded by the coding sequence ATGACAATGCAGGCAACCAACGGGCCCGGCGACCTGGACGGGGTCGTCGCCATCGGCGCTTCCGCGGGAGGCGTGGAGGCGCTGTCGAGGCTGGCTGCCGGCCTCTCGTCGGATTTGCCTTACGCCTACTTGGTGACTCTTCACATGCCAGCGAGCGCACCCAGCCTCCTGGCGCGGATCATCGATCGCTGTGGCCCGTTGCCCGCGGCCACAGCCAAACACGGGCTGAGACTCAAACCCGCACAGATCTACGTCGCCGTGCCTGATTTCCACCTATTGGTCGCCGACCACCGAACGATGCTGTCGCAGGGGCCGACCGAGAACGGCCACCGGCCAGCAATCAACGCGTTGTTTCGCTCAGTGGCCGTTGCTTACGGACCACGTGCCATCGGGGTACTGCTCTCGGGTGTGCTCGACGATGGGGTGTTGGGACTGCAGGCAATCCGCTCCCGCGGCGGTTTCACGATCGGCCAGACACCCGGCGACGCACTGTTTCCCGCGATGCCCAGCAACGCCTTCAACGCCGGCGTGCTGCGGCGTCAAGCCGCGGCCGCGGACATCGGCGCCGTACTCAAGGAGCTGGCGCAGCGCAAAATTGAGGAGCGGCAGATGGAGCGCGACACCCAGCTGGAACTGGAAAACCAGATCGCCATGCGACCACGTTTCACCAGCGATTTCGACACCCAGGAGCTGGGACCTGCATCGGGGTTCACCTGCCCGGACTGCAACGGATCACTGGCCATCCTGGGCGAGGACAATTTTCGGTGTCGGGTCGGCCACGCGTGGACCCCGGACTCGTTGTTGGCCGCTCGCGACGGCGAAGTCGAAAGCGCACTATGGGTCGCGCTGCGCGGTCTGCAGGAAAAGGCCAGGTTGGCCAGGCGGTTGGCCGAGAAAGCCAAAGACGAACTGTTGCTTAAGCGGTACAGCGCATTGGCTGAGGAAGCCGAAGGCGCGTTCACCGTGCTAAGTGAGCGGCTTGCAAGCGCAAGCCTGCCGCCCGAAGAAGACGCCGATGACTGA
- a CDS encoding STAS domain-containing protein → MTETSRHIRVEVERQHEVTFLTAEGVLDGYTYRSFRDTLIKAALDEPRVVIVDVNSLSAPAPTAWSVFTSARWHVSVWPDVPILLVCNNTRCRRVLANGVARYVPVHPTREAALDAVHDLTLYGRRRARAQLPAARASLGLARAMVREWLTAWDKTELIPTAATVATVFVDNVLVHTESAPALIAESHRDTITVAVEDGSQHPAARHEDADHGADVVAGLSIVAALSRVWGSTPTSSGKTVWALIGPEGQL, encoded by the coding sequence ATGACTGAGACCAGTCGGCATATCCGGGTCGAGGTTGAGCGCCAGCACGAAGTGACGTTCCTGACCGCCGAGGGTGTGCTGGACGGTTACACGTACCGGAGTTTCCGCGACACCCTGATCAAGGCCGCGCTGGACGAGCCCCGCGTCGTGATCGTCGACGTCAACAGTCTCTCCGCTCCGGCGCCCACGGCGTGGTCGGTGTTCACCAGCGCGCGGTGGCACGTCAGCGTTTGGCCAGATGTACCAATACTCTTGGTGTGCAACAACACCCGATGCCGACGAGTCCTCGCCAACGGCGTCGCCCGTTATGTGCCGGTACATCCGACTCGCGAAGCGGCACTCGACGCCGTCCACGACCTGACGTTGTACGGTCGCCGCCGAGCGCGCGCCCAACTGCCCGCCGCTCGGGCCAGCTTAGGTCTAGCTCGGGCGATGGTCCGCGAATGGCTCACCGCGTGGGACAAGACGGAGTTGATCCCGACTGCCGCTACCGTGGCGACCGTGTTTGTGGACAACGTCCTCGTCCATACTGAAAGCGCCCCGGCACTGATTGCCGAAAGTCATCGAGACACCATCACCGTCGCCGTCGAAGACGGCAGCCAGCACCCCGCGGCCCGGCACGAAGATGCCGATCACGGCGCGGATGTCGTGGCCGGTTTGTCTATCGTCGCTGCCCTGAGCCGGGTATGGGGCAGCACGCCAACATCTTCGGGCAAGACGGTGTGGGCGCTGATCGGTCCCGAAGGCCAGCTCTGA